A part of Miscanthus floridulus cultivar M001 chromosome 6, ASM1932011v1, whole genome shotgun sequence genomic DNA contains:
- the LOC136460398 gene encoding uncharacterized protein produces MLRHYYTKLGLPDDDAKKRGASNDDKDNRFPEEVLTFEVVGFKGTYHTILGQPCYARFIAVPNYTYLKLKMSGPNGVITVESTYEHAYDCDIECIEYTVALVETETLIFNLDRLGSEAPDSKHRARTFEPTKAIKLIPVDPNGSDGRALRISATLDIK; encoded by the exons atgctccggcattactacaccaagcttgggctccccgacgacgatgccaagaagaggggcgccAGCAACGACGACAAGGACAACAGGTTCCctgag gaggtcctcaccttcgaggtggttgggttcaagggaacctaccacaccatcttggggcagccgtGCTATGCCAGGTTCAtagcggtccccaactacacctacctcaagctcaagatgtcgggccccaatggtgtcatcactgtcgagtccacgtacgagcatgcatatgactgtgacattgagtgcatcgagtacactGTGGCTCTCGTAGAGACCGAGACCCTCATCttcaacctcgaccgacttggtagcgaggcgcctgactccaagcatcgcgctaggactttcgagcccacgaaggccatcaagctcatcccggtcgaccccaatGGCTCCGACggtcgggcgctgaggatcagcgccaccctcgacatcaaatag